The Cololabis saira isolate AMF1-May2022 chromosome 20, fColSai1.1, whole genome shotgun sequence genome includes a window with the following:
- the LOC133420649 gene encoding CXXC-type zinc finger protein 5-like: MAGMSSGVCVESDLSSMLQRSSAPSHHHPNHHGYGGQGQVSGLAPMLDYTTEMDRYRSSIASFYKTNVNMNVTNFPQSAKLAAIFPPAASAAAAAARLGAMATAGPWGCHDNVNMNHHPAAAMFWGRRATAPTPTHPHHHHAAAAPGHMTSSHPHGTSMHQGGGGGSGAAGGGSEGGGAEKHGHAAAAQGTQHHHPSMAPSNGNFLPAGYGGECSGVMNKQGHADMMGLADAANAGGAVMGGSFLGGLGLPPGVIVMAMGSPDAAAAGSAFQMTHGGSGGGQRALTDCQQHANSSPCPSSASPSSSGATAGVGGVSLSSLSSLSSSSSSSSAGTAAAKRKRKRCGVCGPCRRLINCGVCSSCRNRKTGHQICKFRKCEELKKKPGGGGGGGVLERPPSVPTGEAFRWFF, translated from the exons ATGGCGGGGATGAGCAGCGGCGTCTGTGTGGAGAGCGACCTGTCCTCCATGCTGCAGAGAAGCTCCGCCCCCTCACACCACCATCCCAATCACCATGGTTACGGAGGCCAGGGACAG gtCTCGGGTCTGGCCCCGATGCTGGACTACACCACGGAGATGGACCGCTACCGCTCGTCCATCGCCAGCTTCTACAAAACCAACGTCAACATGAACGTGACGAACTTCCCCCAGTCGGCCAAGCTGGCGGCCATCTTCCCGCCCGCCGCTAGTGCCGCCGCGGCCGCCGCCAGGCTGGGCGCCATGGCGACGGCGGGGCCCTGGGGTTGCCACGACAACGTGAACATGAACcaccacccggcggcggccatGTTCTGGGGCCGGCGGGCGACGGCGCCCACGCCCACGCACCCGCACCACCACCACGCCGCCGCCGCGccgggtcacatgacctccTCGCACCCCCACGGGACCAGCATGCACCAGGGCGGCGGCGGCGGGAGCGGGGCCGCCGGCGGGGGCAGCGAAGGGGGCGGAGCCGAGAAACACGGACACGCCGCCGCCGCACAGGGGACGCAGCACCACCACCCTAGCATGGCGCCTAGCAACGGGAACTTCCTGCCGGCGGGCTACGGCGGCGAGTGCAGCGGCGTCATGAACAAGCAGGGACACGCGGACATGATGGGGCTAGCGGACGCAGCTAACGCCGGCGGAGCGGTGATGGGCGGCAGCTTCCTGGGGGGGCTGGGGTTACCGCCCGGGGTCATCGTCATGGCGATGGGCTCGCctgacgccgccgccgccggcaGCGCCTTCCAGATGACGCACGGCGGCAGCGGCGGTGGGCAGCGGGCGCTAACGGACTGCCAGCAGCACGCTAACTCCTCGCCCTGCCCCTCGTCCGCCTCGCCCTCGTCGTCGGGGGCAACGGCGGGCGTGGGCGGCGTGTCCCTGTCGTCCCTGTCGTCTCTGTCGTCCTCGTCGTCCTCGTCGTCCGCCGGGACGGCGGCGgccaagaggaagaggaagcgcTGCGGCGTCTGCGGGCCGTGCCGGCGGCTCATCAACTGCGGCGTCTGCTCGTCCTGCCGCAACCGCAAGACGGGACACCAGATCTGCAAGTTCAGGAAGTGCGAAGAGCTGAAGAAGAAACCGGGCggcggcggaggaggaggagttctGGAG CGGCCGCCTTCCGTCCCGACCGGAGAGGCGTTCCGGTGGTTCTTCTAG